In Microcoleus sp. FACHB-68, the following are encoded in one genomic region:
- a CDS encoding tetratricopeptide repeat protein, with protein MQLPNRPLLNSKPVTKIAAPKISGLNRQTYQRMKLALSLDLRRQIFVGVCDDLPLRDLLAAHLQAELGYPLPEEQTEETPEPLEKSNLPGIVSLRLNLRHPNPIAQIVQWFAQHPALNNTGTSPGFQILGVERLTRQQPALQWSFLSYLRDIERTLPTLESNLLLWVPRPWLRSIQESAPEFWSWRTGVFEFEGDPKPATPSDNHQGAPQNRTAAKKKATLPANLKAKAPSQPDRQQPPRRQPQPQESSQTAQTPIDHSHFILDPADFGNTHLEDELELNHSVGALDSASPKIQEPLLPSPPPHSPDKKQLKTENLDFKLQPSDFSRLKQESKTVAELVDLVLASATQEAGWDGELKHSQPIQSLQTIEQLHRQPHAPAALASAYQSLGDIYRTRIEQGDATQQNLTIAIRAYEQMLEFQDAASPQVPDILNDLGNLYWMLSRYVMPAEQKLPYLELGIHAYHAALMNINPQTQPQSYAMIQNNLGAVYGDLARYREPAENLHQSVLAYQEALRYRRWEVDNPNTGTPAQYASTLNNLGTAYWNLAQHQQPIPNLKQAISAYNEALRYYSPDRQPLDYAMIQNNLGTAYWNLAQYEQPEDYLLLAISAYQIALGYRTADAMPAACAATQNNLGTAYWHLANQAKNKPVERFEFLQHAISAYEAALNVAQQLAAGTQPLKALSFDIFSTHNNLGLAHYQIATDQQVPMDKASRSAHLDTALHHHLQALQGWQQQPDFYQTAMSFVVQTIRAFYAEGGFQAQNAVLSKIPGQLLPEIMRRL; from the coding sequence GTGCAACTTCCTAACCGCCCTCTCCTCAATAGCAAACCTGTGACAAAAATTGCTGCCCCAAAAATTTCAGGCTTAAACCGGCAAACTTATCAACGCATGAAACTGGCGTTGAGTCTGGATCTGCGCCGGCAAATTTTTGTGGGAGTGTGTGACGATCTGCCTCTGCGCGATCTCCTCGCAGCTCATTTACAGGCGGAACTCGGCTATCCTCTGCCAGAGGAACAAACCGAAGAAACCCCTGAACCCCTAGAAAAATCGAACCTTCCGGGAATAGTCAGCTTGCGGCTGAACTTGCGCCACCCCAATCCTATCGCTCAAATTGTCCAGTGGTTCGCCCAGCATCCCGCCCTTAACAACACCGGCACCTCACCTGGCTTTCAAATTCTAGGCGTAGAACGTTTAACGCGCCAGCAGCCGGCATTACAATGGTCATTTCTTAGCTATCTGCGCGATATTGAGCGCACCCTGCCCACCTTAGAGTCTAACCTGTTGCTTTGGGTGCCCCGCCCTTGGTTGCGTTCCATCCAAGAGTCTGCACCGGAATTTTGGAGTTGGCGCACCGGCGTCTTTGAATTTGAAGGCGATCCCAAGCCGGCAACCCCCTCCGACAACCACCAAGGCGCACCCCAGAATCGCACAGCCGCTAAGAAAAAAGCCACTCTACCGGCTAACCTGAAGGCAAAAGCCCCCAGCCAACCTGATCGGCAACAACCCCCCCGCAGACAACCACAGCCGCAAGAGAGCAGTCAAACGGCGCAGACTCCGATTGATCACTCACACTTCATCCTCGATCCGGCTGACTTTGGCAACACCCACCTTGAAGATGAGCTAGAGCTTAATCATTCAGTTGGGGCGCTAGACTCCGCCAGTCCAAAGATACAGGAACCGCTGTTACCGTCTCCCCCTCCCCACTCACCCGACAAAAAACAACTAAAAACCGAAAACTTAGACTTCAAACTTCAGCCTTCAGACTTCAGCCGGCTTAAACAAGAGTCGAAAACAGTCGCCGAATTGGTGGATTTAGTCTTAGCCAGTGCCACCCAAGAAGCCGGTTGGGATGGGGAATTAAAGCATTCCCAGCCGATCCAAAGCTTGCAAACAATCGAGCAATTACACCGGCAACCCCACGCACCAGCCGCCTTGGCAAGCGCCTATCAATCCCTCGGAGATATTTACCGCACGCGCATCGAACAGGGAGACGCCACACAGCAAAACCTGACGATCGCCATTCGCGCTTATGAGCAAATGCTGGAATTTCAGGATGCGGCGTCTCCTCAAGTTCCGGATATTTTAAATGATTTAGGCAACCTCTACTGGATGCTGTCGCGTTATGTGATGCCGGCAGAGCAAAAATTGCCTTACTTAGAGTTGGGAATTCACGCATATCACGCAGCGTTGATGAATATCAACCCGCAAACCCAGCCCCAATCTTATGCGATGATTCAGAATAACTTGGGAGCTGTTTACGGAGATTTGGCGCGTTATCGAGAGCCGGCAGAAAACCTGCATCAATCGGTTTTAGCCTATCAAGAAGCCCTGAGATACCGCCGGTGGGAAGTAGACAACCCCAATACGGGAACGCCGGCACAGTATGCCTCAACCCTAAATAACTTAGGCACCGCTTACTGGAATTTAGCACAGCACCAACAGCCAATTCCCAACCTCAAGCAAGCGATTTCAGCCTATAACGAAGCCCTGCGGTACTACAGCCCAGACCGGCAGCCCCTCGACTATGCCATGATTCAAAATAACTTGGGTACAGCGTATTGGAATTTGGCACAGTACGAACAACCTGAAGACTATCTCTTACTCGCCATCAGCGCCTATCAAATTGCCTTGGGTTATCGTACCGCAGACGCAATGCCCGCCGCCTGCGCCGCCACGCAAAATAACTTAGGCACCGCCTACTGGCATTTAGCAAATCAAGCCAAAAACAAGCCGGTAGAGCGCTTTGAGTTCTTGCAACACGCCATCTCTGCCTACGAAGCCGCCTTGAATGTGGCACAACAACTGGCTGCCGGCACTCAACCCCTAAAAGCGCTCAGTTTCGATATTTTTTCCACCCATAACAATTTAGGCTTAGCTCACTATCAAATTGCCACAGATCAGCAAGTGCCAATGGATAAAGCCAGCCGATCTGCCCATTTAGACACCGCACTGCACCACCATTTGCAAGCCTTGCAGGGATGGCAGCAGCAACCAGATTTTTATCAAACCGCCATGAGTTTTGTTGTGCAAACCATCCGCGCATTCTACGCAGAAGGCGGATTTCAAGCACAAAACGCAGTCCTGTCAAAGATTCCGGGTCAATTGTTACCCGAAATCATGCGCCGGTTGTAG
- the cysE gene encoding serine O-acetyltransferase, whose amino-acid sequence MLNTLAADFRIIFERDPAARNWLEVLFCYPGLQALVFYRLAHWLHLLKIPFIPRLISHLARFFTGVEIHPGATIGKGIFIDHGMGVVIGETAIVGDYALIYQGVTLGGTGKESGKRHPTLGECVVVGAGAKVLGNLQIGNNVRIGAGSVVLRDVPSDCTVVGIPGRIVYRSGVRVNPLEHGQLPDSEATVIRALLDRIEALEEQVQNLHSQKSTANANLPADSSAVRTPVLVGASTRPHAPDAAPNCRLRDKEIQQFLDGAGI is encoded by the coding sequence GTGCTAAATACTCTTGCTGCCGACTTCCGCATCATTTTTGAGCGTGACCCAGCTGCACGTAACTGGTTAGAAGTTTTGTTTTGCTACCCTGGTTTGCAAGCGTTGGTGTTTTACCGGCTGGCTCACTGGTTGCACCTGCTGAAAATTCCCTTCATCCCTCGCCTGATTTCTCACTTGGCTCGGTTTTTCACCGGCGTAGAAATTCATCCGGGTGCGACAATCGGCAAGGGGATTTTTATTGACCACGGCATGGGAGTTGTGATCGGGGAAACTGCCATTGTCGGAGATTACGCCCTCATCTACCAAGGTGTAACCCTCGGTGGCACCGGCAAAGAAAGTGGCAAGCGTCACCCCACCTTAGGCGAATGTGTTGTCGTGGGTGCCGGTGCCAAAGTTCTTGGCAATCTCCAAATTGGTAATAACGTCCGCATCGGTGCCGGTTCTGTGGTGCTGCGAGATGTCCCTTCCGATTGCACCGTGGTGGGAATTCCCGGTAGAATCGTCTACCGCTCTGGGGTTCGGGTTAATCCGCTGGAACATGGCCAGCTACCGGATTCTGAGGCAACCGTGATTCGTGCCTTGCTTGATAGAATTGAAGCGCTCGAAGAACAAGTTCAAAACCTACACAGCCAAAAATCTACAGCAAATGCTAATTTGCCGGCAGACAGTTCAGCCGTAAGAACGCCGGTTTTAGTCGGCGCTTCCACTAGGCCACACGCACCTGATGCCGCCCCAAATTGCCGACTTAGGGATAAGGAAATTCAGCAGTTTCTCGACGGTGCAGGAATTTAG
- a CDS encoding DUF3531 family protein, whose product MQVQFREFDPFDLWIWLEFSTVPSNVEKQYVEEVFSSWFFLGKLGGFNAENLQVQEAGIDLSYMDYDTDTADNSMMALMHNMAEVDYQGTWARCWFDLGTSDALALDVLISTFNQFSKEYVTIEKLIIGGENPDWPVDRKRSQADFAGDN is encoded by the coding sequence ATGCAAGTACAGTTTCGAGAATTTGACCCATTTGATTTGTGGATTTGGTTGGAATTCAGTACAGTTCCAAGCAATGTAGAAAAGCAGTATGTCGAAGAAGTGTTCAGTTCCTGGTTTTTTCTAGGAAAACTAGGAGGCTTCAACGCTGAAAATCTTCAGGTGCAGGAAGCCGGCATCGATCTCAGCTACATGGACTATGACACTGACACAGCGGATAACAGCATGATGGCACTCATGCACAATATGGCAGAAGTTGACTATCAAGGAACTTGGGCGCGTTGCTGGTTTGATTTGGGCACCAGTGACGCACTCGCCCTGGATGTACTGATCAGCACCTTCAATCAATTTAGCAAAGAGTATGTCACGATTGAAAAATTGATTATTGGCGGCGAAAATCCAGACTGGCCGGTTGATAGAAAACGCAGCCAAGCTGACTTTGCCGGCGATAATTGA
- a CDS encoding DEAD/DEAH box helicase: MPTVPQNLQEQELDLRTLFPFDLDQFQMDAIAALNADRSVVVCAPTGSGKTLIGEYAIYRALASGRRVFYTTPLKALSNQKLRDFREQFGADRVGLVTGDVSVNRDAPILVMTTEIFRNMLYGTRIGEVGTSLIGVETVVLDECHYMNDRQRGTVWEESIIYCPREIQLVALSATVANSGQLTDWIAQVHGPTDLIYSDFRPVPLDFHYCMPKGLFPLLDNSGKKISPRLKPKGGKPKGGRPEAPSMPFLLSILQQRDMLPAIYFIFSRRGCDKAVADCAELSLVSKRETQQLKLRIDDFLARNPDAGRAGQVEPLYRGIAAHHAGILPAWKGLVEELFQEGLIKVVFATETLAAGINMPARTTVISSLSKRTDDGHRLLKASEFLQMAGRAGRRGMDELGHVVTVQTPFEGAKEAAYLATAGADPLVSQFAPSYGMVLNLLQTHSLEEAKELVERSFGQYLANLSLRPQQDEIAVLQKELDQVQSQLESIDPNVLSRYEKLHERLKVERQLFKTLQEQATQVSASEIFVALPYTMPGTILRLKGKHVRYSEPISAVLVTRVAGSGQVPYLVCLGRDNRWYVVTMSDVVGLHPELPRVQGVDRLEGLPVELSLKPGASRQGTEATAIVAQQIPEPSVAEEAPEVVEQMQRVIAVQEQIASHPIHQWGEPAALLKRQRRATNLAAEIEKYKGHLHKQSQRHWEEFLDLIDILVHFGGLEGEPPAQPYKPTFLGEAAAAIRGDNELWLGLVLMSGELDELDPHHLAAACAALVTEVSRPGTWANYDLSAEVQEALGGLRSIRRALFQLQRRYRVALPIWLELDLIALVEQWAMEVEWPELCENTSLDEGDVVRILRRTLDFLSQVPHVPHISETLKRNAYRAMQLIDRFPVNEALD; the protein is encoded by the coding sequence GTGCCTACCGTGCCCCAAAACCTTCAAGAGCAAGAACTAGACTTAAGAACGCTGTTTCCATTTGACCTAGATCAGTTTCAGATGGATGCGATCGCCGCCCTGAATGCCGATCGATCCGTGGTTGTGTGCGCCCCCACCGGCTCCGGGAAAACTTTAATTGGAGAATATGCCATCTACCGCGCTCTGGCTAGCGGACGCCGGGTCTTCTATACCACACCATTAAAGGCTCTGTCAAATCAAAAGTTACGAGATTTCCGCGAACAATTTGGTGCTGATCGAGTTGGGCTAGTCACCGGCGATGTCTCCGTCAATCGTGATGCCCCGATCTTGGTGATGACTACGGAAATTTTCCGTAATATGCTCTACGGCACCCGCATTGGAGAAGTCGGGACTTCTTTAATTGGTGTGGAAACGGTGGTGCTTGATGAGTGTCACTACATGAACGACCGGCAGCGCGGCACGGTTTGGGAAGAGTCTATCATCTACTGCCCCCGTGAAATTCAACTGGTCGCCCTCTCCGCAACCGTGGCCAACAGCGGCCAACTCACAGATTGGATCGCCCAAGTACATGGCCCGACGGATCTTATTTACTCGGACTTTCGCCCCGTTCCCCTAGATTTTCACTACTGTATGCCGAAAGGGCTATTTCCCCTGCTGGATAACAGTGGCAAGAAAATTAGTCCCCGCCTCAAACCCAAAGGGGGCAAACCGAAAGGAGGCCGGCCAGAAGCGCCGAGTATGCCGTTTCTGCTGTCGATTCTACAGCAGCGGGATATGTTGCCGGCGATTTACTTTATCTTCAGTCGTCGGGGATGCGATAAAGCAGTTGCAGACTGTGCGGAACTCAGCCTTGTGAGCAAGCGAGAAACCCAACAGCTAAAACTGCGAATTGATGACTTTTTGGCCCGTAACCCAGATGCCGGTCGTGCCGGCCAAGTGGAACCGTTGTATCGCGGAATTGCCGCCCACCACGCGGGAATTTTACCGGCTTGGAAAGGTTTAGTTGAAGAACTGTTTCAAGAAGGTCTGATTAAGGTCGTATTCGCAACAGAAACCCTAGCGGCGGGGATTAATATGCCGGCTCGCACCACAGTAATTTCCAGCCTTTCCAAGCGCACAGACGACGGCCACAGATTGCTGAAAGCCTCGGAATTTCTACAAATGGCAGGGCGTGCCGGTCGTCGGGGCATGGATGAATTGGGCCACGTCGTCACCGTGCAGACGCCGTTTGAAGGGGCGAAGGAAGCGGCTTATCTCGCCACTGCCGGTGCTGATCCCTTGGTGAGTCAGTTTGCCCCCAGCTATGGCATGGTGTTGAATTTGCTGCAAACCCATTCCCTAGAGGAAGCAAAGGAACTGGTGGAACGCAGTTTCGGCCAATATCTGGCAAATCTGTCTCTGCGACCTCAACAGGACGAAATCGCAGTTTTGCAGAAAGAATTAGATCAAGTGCAGTCCCAGCTGGAATCGATTGACCCGAATGTGCTGTCTCGGTATGAAAAATTGCACGAACGGCTCAAAGTCGAGCGGCAACTGTTCAAAACATTGCAAGAACAAGCGACGCAAGTCTCAGCGAGTGAGATATTTGTGGCCTTGCCCTATACAATGCCAGGGACAATTCTTAGGCTGAAAGGTAAGCACGTGCGTTATAGTGAGCCGATCAGCGCGGTATTAGTCACGCGAGTGGCCGGTTCTGGCCAAGTCCCCTACTTAGTTTGCCTGGGGCGGGATAACCGCTGGTATGTGGTGACGATGAGTGATGTGGTGGGTTTGCATCCAGAGTTGCCCAGAGTGCAAGGGGTAGACCGGCTGGAAGGGCTGCCGGTGGAATTGTCACTCAAACCCGGTGCTTCCCGCCAAGGCACAGAGGCTACGGCAATCGTCGCACAGCAGATTCCGGAACCGTCAGTGGCGGAGGAAGCCCCAGAAGTTGTGGAACAGATGCAACGGGTAATCGCGGTGCAAGAGCAAATCGCATCTCACCCGATCCATCAGTGGGGTGAGCCGGCAGCCTTGCTGAAGCGTCAGCGGCGGGCAACCAATCTGGCAGCAGAAATTGAAAAATACAAAGGCCATCTGCATAAACAATCCCAGCGTCATTGGGAAGAGTTTCTCGACCTAATCGACATTTTGGTGCATTTTGGCGGCTTGGAAGGAGAACCGCCGGCTCAGCCCTACAAACCCACCTTCTTAGGGGAAGCCGCAGCAGCCATTCGCGGCGATAACGAACTTTGGCTGGGGCTGGTTCTGATGTCTGGGGAATTGGATGAACTTGACCCCCATCACCTCGCGGCTGCTTGTGCTGCCTTAGTGACGGAGGTTTCTCGACCGGGCACCTGGGCTAATTATGATCTTTCGGCTGAAGTGCAGGAAGCTTTAGGGGGCTTGCGAAGCATCCGGCGGGCGCTGTTCCAGTTGCAGCGTCGCTATCGTGTAGCGCTGCCTATCTGGTTAGAACTTGATTTAATTGCCTTGGTGGAGCAGTGGGCAATGGAGGTAGAATGGCCCGAACTCTGCGAGAACACCAGTTTAGATGAGGGGGATGTTGTGCGAATTCTCCGCCGTACGCTGGATTTTCTCTCTCAGGTGCCTCATGTCCCCCACATCTCAGAGACGCTGAAGCGCAACGCCTATCGCGCCATGCAGTTAATTGATCGCTTCCCGGTCAATGAAGCGCTTGATTAA
- a CDS encoding Sll0314/Alr1548 family TPR repeat-containing protein, whose amino-acid sequence MITEFLTPVRIMNALTTQSCLKIAGSAVLAFSLCANPLLAQDPFRTTNSQAIGDKTEAAFKSLFEEGDYKTANSQLEQALSSEPNEPLIYAMKASLAYTEGDLETLNSYGIKTREVAEGLKVSNPLRSNLYVAVGHFLEGAYILSKEGTVKGSPAALTKLRQVFQHLDAAEKIAPQDPEVNLIKGYMDLMLATTLPFSNPDDAISRLEKYAGPRYLADRGIAVGRRNMKQYDKALESVNRSVAETPNNPEAHYLKAQILVNLKNNKEAKQHFQTALAKPEQLPKSLVQQIFYEHCKNEKRLENKTWNCDAVRDKIREGKGNWGPSELPRLE is encoded by the coding sequence ATGATCACTGAATTTCTCACACCTGTGCGGATAATGAACGCCCTAACAACCCAAAGTTGTTTGAAGATTGCCGGCAGCGCTGTACTTGCATTTAGTTTATGTGCGAACCCACTTCTCGCTCAAGATCCTTTCCGAACGACAAATTCCCAAGCAATCGGAGACAAGACAGAAGCCGCTTTCAAATCTCTGTTTGAGGAAGGTGACTATAAAACAGCAAATAGCCAACTCGAACAAGCGCTATCGAGTGAGCCGAATGAGCCACTGATTTATGCGATGAAAGCATCTTTAGCCTATACAGAAGGAGATTTAGAAACTCTGAATTCTTATGGGATCAAAACTCGTGAAGTTGCTGAAGGTTTGAAAGTCAGTAACCCTCTACGCAGCAATCTTTATGTAGCCGTTGGGCATTTCTTAGAAGGTGCTTATATCCTCAGTAAGGAAGGTACAGTTAAAGGCAGTCCCGCAGCCTTGACAAAATTGCGACAAGTCTTTCAACATCTCGATGCTGCTGAAAAAATTGCTCCTCAAGATCCAGAAGTTAACTTGATTAAAGGATATATGGATCTGATGCTAGCGACAACGCTACCTTTTTCCAATCCGGATGACGCAATTTCTCGCTTAGAAAAGTATGCCGGCCCGCGCTATTTAGCTGATCGCGGTATTGCAGTTGGACGCCGAAATATGAAACAATATGATAAGGCACTCGAATCGGTTAATCGTTCCGTTGCTGAGACACCCAACAATCCCGAAGCACACTATTTAAAAGCTCAGATTTTGGTAAATCTGAAGAATAACAAAGAAGCAAAACAACATTTCCAGACCGCTTTAGCCAAACCCGAACAGCTTCCAAAAAGCCTGGTTCAGCAAATATTTTACGAACACTGCAAAAATGAAAAGCGCCTGGAGAATAAAACTTGGAATTGTGACGCAGTGCGAGATAAAATAAGAGAAGGCAAGGGTAATTGGGGTCCCAGCGAATTACCACGACTCGAATAA
- a CDS encoding Uma2 family endonuclease, whose product MVIAAVQSSNIQAGESNKISLEEWMQNPPNNMEWVNGQLEEKTGMTLKHSRIQSKLDSYWRTYKESSGQGGEVYISPPCCTTKQGRKPDVAYLTPELQAQFGEAAALPQSFPLCAEIVSPTDFAEELIAKSQEYLQSGGEEVWLIFSENKWIIVVTKNRQLVFISGTTVSTQTVLQGFSIAVDELLA is encoded by the coding sequence ATGGTAATTGCAGCAGTTCAATCATCCAATATTCAAGCCGGCGAATCTAACAAAATTTCGCTAGAAGAATGGATGCAAAACCCACCCAACAATATGGAATGGGTAAATGGGCAATTAGAGGAGAAAACCGGCATGACACTCAAGCACAGTCGAATTCAATCAAAACTAGATTCCTATTGGCGAACTTATAAAGAATCCAGTGGACAAGGAGGAGAAGTTTATATAAGTCCACCCTGCTGCACCACTAAGCAAGGACGTAAGCCTGATGTTGCATATCTAACTCCAGAATTGCAGGCTCAATTTGGTGAGGCGGCTGCTTTACCTCAGAGTTTCCCATTATGTGCTGAAATTGTTTCTCCAACAGACTTTGCTGAAGAACTTATTGCTAAATCTCAAGAGTATTTACAGTCAGGTGGTGAAGAAGTTTGGCTCATTTTTTCTGAGAATAAATGGATTATTGTCGTGACAAAAAACCGGCAGCTCGTTTTCATTTCTGGGACAACCGTTAGCACTCAAACAGTTTTGCAAGGTTTTAGTATTGCCGTAGACGAGCTGCTAGCCTGA
- a CDS encoding NUDIX hydrolase: MYRQGEIRVLALGLIRDGERIFLSEGYDPVKQQTFYRAMGGGVDFGETSRQALEREFQEEIQAELTNIHYLGCLENLFVFNGNPGHELIQLYQCDFVDRKFYELEQFTFAEGERQKTALWVDIERCKSGELRLVPEAFFDYLSAQL; this comes from the coding sequence ATGTACAGACAAGGTGAAATTCGGGTGCTAGCCCTAGGGCTAATTCGGGATGGTGAGCGCATCTTCTTATCAGAAGGTTACGATCCGGTTAAACAACAGACATTCTATCGCGCAATGGGGGGAGGCGTTGACTTTGGTGAAACCAGCCGGCAAGCCTTAGAACGGGAATTTCAAGAGGAAATTCAAGCGGAATTAACCAATATTCATTATTTAGGTTGTCTAGAAAACCTCTTTGTATTCAACGGAAACCCTGGACACGAATTGATTCAGCTTTATCAGTGTGACTTTGTTGATCGCAAATTTTATGAGCTAGAGCAATTCACCTTTGCCGAAGGTGAACGGCAAAAAACAGCGCTGTGGGTAGATATTGAACGCTGTAAATCTGGAGAGTTACGGCTAGTTCCTGAAGCGTTTTTCGACTATTTATCAGCGCAGCTTTGA
- a CDS encoding anti-sigma regulatory factor, producing MNLNDLSDWQAIHKAEIQVGSNLSDLSQVLSWFDQFNHPPVPKYIWMQCQLAIAEGFTNAVRHAHRDKPPETPIEIEVAIFPQRLEIRIWDRGQPFDLKGSVADMPAQVDEEAVGGRGLKLLDRIADGLSYTQTEDQRNCLLIVKYYPQA from the coding sequence ATGAACTTAAATGATTTGAGCGATTGGCAAGCCATTCACAAAGCGGAAATTCAGGTGGGTTCCAATTTAAGTGACCTCTCCCAAGTTTTATCATGGTTCGACCAATTTAACCATCCCCCAGTTCCTAAATATATTTGGATGCAGTGCCAGTTAGCAATAGCGGAGGGATTTACAAACGCTGTTCGTCACGCCCACAGAGATAAACCTCCAGAAACTCCGATAGAAATTGAGGTAGCCATTTTCCCACAACGCTTAGAAATTCGGATATGGGATCGCGGACAGCCTTTCGATCTCAAAGGAAGCGTCGCAGATATGCCGGCGCAAGTAGATGAGGAGGCTGTGGGAGGTCGGGGGTTGAAACTTTTGGATCGAATAGCCGATGGTCTGAGCTATACACAAACTGAGGATCAGCGCAACTGTTTATTAATTGTGAAATATTACCCTCAAGCTTGA
- the rsmG gene encoding 16S rRNA (guanine(527)-N(7))-methyltransferase RsmG — protein MGEMTPAVLPEMTSLWQETLFWQPDSDQQMQFQRLYELILEGNRQFNLTRITEPQDFWEKHLWDSLRGVMPALKEDGNVNSSFKVIDIGSGAGFPGLPVAITKPDWTVTLLDATSKKIAFLNTLISDLQLKNTTALIGRAEEIRKQKQHRQQYDLALIRAVGSASACAEYALPLLKTQGQAILYRGHWTDEETEAFTPAVEKLGGAIESIEGFTTPLTQGVRHCIYLRKVSASIEIPRPAGVPV, from the coding sequence ATGGGTGAAATGACACCGGCAGTGCTGCCAGAAATGACCTCATTGTGGCAGGAAACACTTTTTTGGCAGCCAGATAGCGACCAGCAAATGCAGTTTCAACGCCTTTACGAATTGATTTTAGAGGGAAACCGCCAGTTCAATTTAACACGCATTACGGAACCACAGGATTTTTGGGAAAAGCACCTGTGGGATTCTTTGCGGGGAGTGATGCCGGCCTTAAAAGAAGACGGAAACGTTAATTCATCTTTTAAAGTTATTGATATTGGCAGTGGCGCAGGTTTTCCAGGGCTGCCGGTGGCAATTACTAAGCCTGACTGGACGGTAACATTGCTTGATGCTACCAGCAAAAAAATCGCCTTTCTTAATACCCTGATCAGTGATTTACAGTTAAAAAATACCACGGCTTTAATCGGCAGAGCCGAAGAAATTCGCAAACAAAAGCAGCACCGGCAGCAATACGATCTTGCTTTAATTAGAGCCGTTGGTTCAGCCTCTGCTTGTGCTGAATATGCTCTACCGTTGCTGAAAACTCAAGGTCAAGCAATCCTGTATCGGGGTCACTGGACAGATGAGGAGACAGAAGCGTTTACACCGGCTGTCGAGAAGTTAGGCGGCGCGATTGAGTCGATTGAGGGTTTTACAACGCCGCTAACTCAGGGGGTGCGCCACTGCATTTATTTGCGGAAAGTATCAGCATCAATAGAAATTCCCCGTCCCGCTGGGGTGCCGGTTTAG
- a CDS encoding energy-coupling factor ABC transporter ATP-binding protein, whose amino-acid sequence MLYLRNLVYHPPASPTAILKSVNLELAPQQLGLVIGPSGSGKSTLLEILAGLAEPTSGKVYWRERELNAENLQQLGGLVFQFPERHFCGSTVLQELRLGHPELGSEQVKEALAEVGLGHLPLNTSPNSLSGGQQRRLALAVQLIRQPHLLMLDEPTAGLDWSMRRQLVNLLAKLKTHWSLLVVTHDAGDLLSIADRCWTLNHGEVQAVEPGKLVKQELSAVSAEGLGIRD is encoded by the coding sequence ATGCTCTATCTGAGAAACTTGGTTTATCATCCACCGGCCAGTCCTACTGCCATCCTCAAATCCGTTAATTTAGAACTTGCACCCCAACAGTTGGGGCTGGTGATTGGGCCGAGTGGTTCTGGCAAAAGTACATTACTCGAAATTTTGGCCGGTCTTGCTGAACCGACCAGTGGCAAGGTGTACTGGCGCGAGCGGGAACTCAATGCCGAGAACCTGCAACAATTGGGAGGGCTAGTTTTTCAGTTTCCAGAACGGCATTTTTGTGGGAGCACAGTTTTACAAGAATTGCGCCTGGGACACCCAGAGTTAGGGTCAGAACAGGTTAAAGAAGCTTTGGCGGAGGTGGGTTTGGGGCATTTGCCGCTAAACACTTCGCCCAATTCTTTAAGCGGAGGACAGCAGCGACGCCTTGCTTTGGCCGTGCAGCTGATTCGTCAACCTCATTTGCTGATGTTAGATGAACCCACAGCCGGCTTAGATTGGTCGATGCGCCGGCAGTTGGTAAATTTGCTGGCAAAGCTTAAAACTCACTGGAGTTTGCTGGTTGTGACTCACGATGCCGGTGATTTGTTGAGCATCGCAGATCGCTGCTGGACGCTCAATCACGGCGAAGTGCAAGCGGTGGAACCTGGTAAACTTGTCAAGCAGGAATTGTCTGCTGTCAGTGCTGAGGGGCTAGGGATTAGGGACTAG